One stretch of Riemerella columbina DNA includes these proteins:
- a CDS encoding DUF6080 domain-containing protein: MKTRRFHWLQIIFPCSWVEWALWAFFLLAYGSLSVDIAQNFRIIFDDRIPWDAYFSFDNRAIVMTGGGYERHPLSNYFFEAIRTFSLWVSSGQKGATFRTALALLSTFTVSLSMVQVYKYLRNIIALSITPSLLLVGFFSLFSTNILLSFTPETYTYTLFFLTTFNYYAALKLKHHQKLSFGALTIASITIGGLTITNIVKVYIPVLFEKGAFRTPKEWLKTSAKVLGSFGIFMLLFMSRVGFQFSAFLDKSGQQYEKFSQPKVVPVWDMVVSWFWGGNMLFSSFLIRDYHYLNQFHYKALFMEAYSAPMSYIFVGVIFLLIVWGYLKNFKKPLVQILMLSFLVDVVIHAVLKFGLHTAYIYGGHFIFIVPLMLGWLYASLKSKYQNYALMVLIILTLFLALNNGYRMQEFFEFLHLYYQ; the protein is encoded by the coding sequence GTGAAAACGCGGCGCTTTCATTGGCTTCAAATCATCTTTCCTTGCTCTTGGGTAGAGTGGGCGTTGTGGGCATTTTTCCTATTAGCCTATGGCAGTTTGAGCGTAGATATTGCGCAGAATTTCAGAATTATTTTTGATGATAGAATCCCGTGGGATGCCTATTTCAGCTTTGATAACAGAGCCATTGTGATGACTGGCGGCGGCTACGAGCGGCACCCATTGTCCAATTATTTTTTTGAAGCCATTAGGACTTTTTCGCTTTGGGTTTCCTCAGGGCAGAAGGGTGCCACTTTTAGAACTGCTTTAGCGTTGCTGAGTACCTTTACGGTCAGCCTTAGTATGGTGCAGGTTTACAAATACCTCCGAAACATCATTGCACTTTCCATCACTCCGAGTTTGCTTTTGGTGGGCTTTTTTAGCCTTTTCAGCACCAATATTTTGCTGTCTTTTACGCCAGAAACTTACACTTATACCCTATTCTTTTTAACCACTTTTAACTATTATGCCGCGCTAAAACTTAAGCACCACCAGAAGCTTTCTTTTGGAGCGCTCACCATTGCTAGCATCACGATTGGAGGGCTCACCATTACCAATATCGTGAAGGTTTATATCCCTGTTTTATTTGAAAAAGGGGCATTCCGTACGCCCAAAGAATGGCTCAAAACCTCCGCCAAAGTTCTGGGTTCTTTTGGTATTTTTATGCTGCTCTTTATGTCACGTGTAGGGTTTCAGTTTTCTGCATTTTTGGATAAATCGGGGCAACAGTACGAAAAATTTTCGCAGCCAAAGGTAGTACCCGTTTGGGATATGGTGGTTTCTTGGTTTTGGGGTGGCAATATGCTGTTTTCCAGTTTTTTGATCAGGGATTATCATTACCTCAACCAATTTCACTACAAAGCCTTATTTATGGAGGCTTACAGTGCGCCAATGTCTTATATTTTTGTGGGGGTTATTTTTCTTCTCATCGTGTGGGGTTATCTCAAAAATTTTAAAAAGCCTTTGGTTCAAATTCTGATGCTCTCTTTCCTCGTGGATGTTGTGATTCATGCGGTGCTTAAATTTGGTTTGCACACGGCGTATATCTATGGTGGTCATTTTATTTTTATTGTACCGCTGATGTTGGGCTGGCTCTATGCCTCGCTAAAAAGTAAATATCAAAACTATGCCTTGATGGTGCTCATCATTTTGACCTTATTTTTAGCGCTCAATAACGGCTACCGAATGCAAGAGTTTTTTGAATTTTTACACCTTTATTATCAATAA
- a CDS encoding protein adenylyltransferase SelO produces the protein MNLNLITQPFLEKFPGDTSDNPMQRQTPKMLFATALPVHFPQHQLLAFNQNLSEAIGLGDITSAQDEDFLAAQNLPPHIKTYATAYAGHQFGNWAGQLGDGRALFAGEIKNTKGQPTELQWKGAGATPYSRFADGRAVLRSSVREFLMSEAMHHLGVPTTRALSLSETGEPVVRDILYDGHPKAEKGAIVMRTAPTFLRFGHFQLLSAQEEIETLKYLADDTILRYFPEIETQEEQKYHHFFRAIVQKTAHLMVEWQRVGFTHGVMNTDNMSILGLTIDYGPFSMLDAYDLNFTPNTTDLPGRRYAFGRQAEMAQWNLWQLGNALFPLIKEAAWIEACLEEFATLFWKGFDEMLAQKFGLETLMPEDTSFFTQWQQMIMDLELDYTLFFNAIEDSSQAPNWNEISYKPLDTKEQQTLEQWWERYQERLSKNQNPPEQRRQMMQKVNPKFILRNYLLYECIEALNNGDTTMLHQLIDALKHPYEMKYPHWAAKRPEKYNSVAGCSTLSCSS, from the coding sequence ATGAACCTCAATCTGATTACACAGCCTTTTTTAGAGAAATTCCCTGGTGATACTTCCGACAATCCTATGCAGCGGCAAACACCAAAAATGCTCTTTGCCACAGCGCTGCCTGTCCATTTTCCTCAACATCAATTGTTGGCTTTTAACCAAAACCTAAGCGAGGCGATTGGGCTGGGCGACATCACTTCTGCTCAAGATGAAGATTTTTTAGCCGCACAGAATTTGCCGCCTCACATTAAAACCTATGCTACGGCTTACGCGGGACATCAGTTTGGCAATTGGGCTGGGCAGTTAGGCGACGGCAGAGCTTTATTCGCGGGAGAAATTAAAAATACCAAAGGGCAACCTACCGAACTGCAATGGAAAGGCGCTGGCGCCACGCCTTATTCCAGATTTGCTGATGGGCGCGCTGTGCTCAGATCTTCCGTACGAGAATTTCTGATGAGCGAAGCGATGCACCATTTGGGCGTGCCAACCACCAGAGCCTTATCTCTCAGCGAAACGGGCGAACCCGTGGTTAGAGATATCTTATATGATGGGCATCCCAAAGCCGAAAAAGGCGCCATTGTGATGCGCACCGCTCCAACTTTTTTAAGGTTTGGACACTTTCAGTTGTTGAGCGCTCAAGAGGAAATAGAGACCCTAAAATACCTCGCAGATGATACTATTCTCCGCTATTTCCCTGAAATTGAGACACAAGAGGAACAAAAATACCATCATTTCTTTAGAGCTATTGTGCAAAAAACCGCACATCTGATGGTGGAATGGCAGCGCGTGGGCTTTACCCACGGCGTGATGAACACGGATAATATGAGCATTTTAGGGCTAACGATTGACTATGGTCCATTTTCAATGTTAGATGCCTACGACCTTAACTTTACCCCCAACACCACCGACCTGCCTGGGCGCCGCTATGCCTTTGGCAGACAAGCCGAAATGGCTCAATGGAATTTATGGCAACTCGGGAACGCTTTATTTCCGTTGATTAAAGAAGCCGCGTGGATTGAGGCGTGTTTAGAAGAATTTGCCACGCTATTTTGGAAAGGCTTTGATGAAATGTTAGCACAAAAATTCGGATTGGAAACCTTGATGCCAGAGGACACTTCATTTTTTACCCAATGGCAACAAATGATAATGGATTTAGAGTTGGATTATACCTTATTTTTTAATGCTATTGAAGATTCATCCCAAGCACCTAACTGGAATGAAATAAGCTATAAACCACTGGATACCAAAGAACAACAAACTTTGGAACAATGGTGGGAACGCTACCAAGAGCGCCTTTCAAAAAATCAAAATCCCCCTGAACAGCGCCGCCAAATGATGCAAAAGGTGAATCCTAAATTTATTTTGAGAAATTACCTCCTCTACGAGTGTATAGAAGCCCTCAACAACGGCGATACAACGATGCTCCACCAACTTATAGACGCACTAAAACACCCTTATGAAATGAAATATCCGCACTGGGCAGCCAAAAGACCTGAAAAATACAATAGTGTGGCGGGCTGTTCCACCCTTTCTTGCAGTTCTTAG
- the tsaB gene encoding tRNA (adenosine(37)-N6)-threonylcarbamoyltransferase complex dimerization subunit type 1 TsaB, whose translation MKILYIETSSKNCSVAISDHAQLLCLCEEASENYKQSESLHTFIQWALEGAELQLQDLDAVALGMGPGSYTGLRIGAASAKGFCYGLGIPLIAINSLETLVAPYIGQDFDYIIPMVDARRMEVYTAIYHGQTGEAVTPTEAKILDEKAYQEWADKKLLFVGDGAKKTQELINLPYATFLPQNYPSAQYLIKKAVEKYRSQDFENIAYFEPFYLKDFHGVKRQR comes from the coding sequence ATGAAAATCCTCTATATAGAAACCTCATCTAAAAATTGCTCCGTTGCCATTTCTGATCACGCACAATTGCTTTGCCTCTGCGAAGAAGCCTCGGAGAATTATAAACAAAGTGAAAGCCTACACACCTTTATCCAGTGGGCATTAGAAGGGGCGGAACTTCAGTTGCAAGATTTAGATGCCGTTGCCTTAGGAATGGGACCTGGCTCTTATACAGGATTGAGAATTGGTGCCGCTTCTGCCAAGGGTTTTTGTTATGGATTGGGCATTCCCCTCATCGCGATCAATTCTTTGGAAACACTGGTGGCGCCTTATATAGGACAAGATTTTGATTACATTATCCCAATGGTGGACGCCCGTAGAATGGAAGTTTATACCGCCATCTATCACGGACAAACAGGCGAAGCTGTTACGCCCACAGAAGCGAAAATTTTAGACGAAAAAGCCTACCAAGAATGGGCTGATAAAAAATTGCTTTTCGTAGGTGATGGTGCCAAGAAAACCCAAGAGCTCATCAATCTGCCCTATGCCACTTTTCTGCCTCAGAATTACCCTTCGGCACAGTATTTAATCAAAAAAGCGGTAGAAAAATACCGCTCTCAAGATTTTGAAAATATCGCTTATTTTGAGCCTTTTTATCTTAAAGACTTCCATGGTGTGAAGCGCCAACGCTGA
- a CDS encoding mechanosensitive ion channel family protein has translation MKENVDKITDDVSLTFKQILEYEIFSLGKYSLSVYEIAAAAIIALIGFFIAKMVKKLIYKTDRLDLGKKFAFSQIIQYIVFIITFFVVMKSLGINISPLLVGSGAILVGVGLGLQNLFLDFISGVIILIDRTIKVGDVIDIGGVVGRVEQIHMRTTSVMTRDHKSMIFPNSVLTKEKLINFSHADDMVRFEIEVGVHYDTDIDLATQLLIEAALENDFVVKEETYQPLVRLENFGDSALELKLFYFSVHLFRAPQTRNEIRRSILKKFREKGINIPYPIRTLELGQDLAERLPFGKTEAK, from the coding sequence ATGAAAGAAAATGTAGACAAAATAACCGATGATGTTAGTCTTACATTTAAACAAATTTTAGAATACGAAATCTTTTCATTAGGCAAATACAGTCTTAGCGTTTATGAAATTGCCGCCGCTGCCATTATTGCGCTCATAGGCTTTTTCATCGCGAAGATGGTTAAAAAACTCATCTACAAAACCGATAGACTGGACCTTGGTAAGAAATTCGCTTTTTCACAAATCATCCAATACATTGTCTTTATCATCACTTTTTTTGTGGTGATGAAATCTTTGGGCATCAATATTTCACCGCTTTTGGTAGGTTCTGGTGCCATTTTGGTGGGGGTTGGTTTAGGACTTCAAAATTTATTTTTAGACTTCATCTCTGGCGTTATCATCCTCATTGACAGAACAATAAAGGTCGGCGATGTGATAGATATTGGCGGCGTGGTGGGGCGCGTGGAGCAAATCCATATGAGAACCACCTCCGTGATGACACGCGACCATAAAAGTATGATTTTCCCCAACTCTGTGCTCACTAAGGAAAAACTGATCAATTTTTCCCACGCTGATGATATGGTGCGCTTTGAGATAGAAGTGGGCGTACACTATGATACCGATATAGACCTCGCCACACAACTCCTCATTGAAGCCGCTTTGGAAAATGATTTCGTGGTTAAAGAAGAAACCTATCAACCCTTGGTCAGATTAGAAAACTTTGGTGATAGCGCCTTAGAGCTCAAACTTTTTTACTTCTCGGTACACCTGTTCCGTGCGCCACAAACCCGAAATGAAATCCGCAGGAGCATTCTCAAAAAATTCAGAGAAAAAGGCATCAACATTCCTTATCCTATCCGAACTTTGGAGTTAGGGCAAGACCTCGCCGAGCGCCTTCCATTCGGGAAAACAGAAGCAAAATAG